The sequence CCCCGGGGCGGCCGGCACCGCGATGTTCGGCCGCACACCGCTGTCCGGCCAGGCGGCCATCGAGGGCACCGCGTTGCACAACCTCGCCGGGGTGATCGACCTTCCCGGCGCCCCGCGGACGCGGGTGCTCGCAGTACACCCGGGCGCCCCGCTGCCGGGCCGGACGACGACCTGGCGTAGCGATCTCGACCGACTCGGGGTGTACCTGCGTGCGCTGCCGCCGGGCCGGCTGATCGCGGCGGGGGACTTCAACGCGACCTGGGACCATGCCGGTTACCGTGATCTGTTGCGCGACGGGATCGTCGACGCGACGGAGCAGTCGGGCGCCGGGTTCCAGCCGACATATCCGACCGACCGCCTCGGTGGACATCCGCTGGTCGCCATCGACCACGTCATCAGTCGTGGATTCGTCGCGACGTCCGTACGGACCTTCGATCTGCCGGGTTCCGATCACCGAGGAGTGGTGGTAACACTGGTGCCGACATGACGATCCCATTCGATGAGACCGAGGGCGCCTCCGGGCCGGGAACCAGGCGGCCACTTTCCGAGAGTCTGCGGGCGGCCACCGCCTCGGCACATGAACGTGCCGAGGGTGTCACGTTCGTCGACGACCTGATGTCCGGTCGGCTCGACGCGGACGGATACCGCCGGATGGCCACGCAGCTCTATTTCGTCTACCGATCGCTGGAATCAGTGGGCGACATGCTGTCCGGCGATGCGGTGGCGGGCCCGGTCGTCGATGAGCGTCTTCGCCGGCTCCCACGACTCGCCGCCGACCTCGCGACCCTCGGTGTCGATCCGGCGACCATCGCGCCCCTGCCGGCGGTCAGCGCGTATGTCGCCGCGATCGAGGCCACGCGCGACGATCCGGCTCGCTTCGTGGCGCATCACTACACGCGCTATCTCGGGGACCTGAGCGGTGGTCAGGTCATCCGCAGCCGGATGAAGCTGCACTATCGACTCACCGACGACGCGCTGAGCTTCTACGCCTTCGACGGGATCGGGAAGCTGAAACGCTACAAGGACGGCTACCGAGAGACCCTCGACGCGTTACCGCTCGACGACGAGCAGGTGCGGGCGCTGATCGGCGAGGCGGTCTCCGCCTTCGGTCACAACGAACGGCTGTTCGTCGAACTCGCGGGTTGAACCGGTTGGAGCTCAGGCGGCGTCGGCCCGATTCTCCCGGGCCTTCTCGATCCCGGCCTTGGCCAGCAGGAAGGGAACGAACAGGGTGCCGACCGCCGTGACGACCCAGGTGATCACGGTTGCCGCGACCCATGTGGTGGCGCCGCTGATCTCGATGCCGTCGTTGCCGAGCAGGCTCGCCAACAGCAACGCCACAAATGTCGAGACCAGGCCGACACCGCCGAGGAAGGCCTCGGCATTGCGCCGGACGAACTTGACGATGAACGGGCTGAGAATGAGTTGCGCCGCAGCGAAGATCACCACGGCCAGCAGGAACCCGCCCATGTGCACGTGCATGTCGTCCAGGGCCCACGTGGCCACCAGGATGCCGATGGCCGCGGAGATCAGGTAGACGACGGCTCGGATCAGTATGCGGATCATGGGCTCATCGTAGGCTGAGGAGAACCGATTCGGGGCCCGTACACGCCTGCCGCCGTATTCGGCCGCACTCACGCGTCGTCGACGAGAACCGCCAGTCCGTCGAGGATCACCGTCAGGCCGAAAGTGAGTTCGGTGGTGAAGAAGTCGTCGTCGTGATCCGGCGCCTCGTCGGCGATGGCCTCGGCCAGATGGGGTAGGCGATGGTCGACGAACTCGCCGACCATCGTCCCGTAGCTGTTTCCCGCGCCGGTGACGGATGCCTCCAGCATGCCCATCTGACTGGCCTGCCGGACGTGCTGACGCACGAAACCGTCCACGAGCAGGAGTGCACTGAGTTTCTGCTGACCGGACAACCCGGTTTCGTCGAACGCCGCAAGCCCGGTGTCGGTCCAGGACAGCGTGTTCGGGCCGACGGGCGGCCGGCTGAGGGGGATCGCGACGAGCCAGGGGTGTTCTCGACCGCGCGCGGCGTCGGCCAGCGCCCACGCCGTGAGTCGTTCCCGCCAGGTGCCCGTCGACGTCCATGAGGGGTCGGCCGGCCCGAAGGCGGTGTCGACCATCACCTCGACGACGTCCTCCTTGCTCTCGACGTAGCGGTACAGCGACATCGTGGTGAGTCCGAGCGCCGTCGCGATCGCCTTCATCGACACCGCATCGGCGCCACGTTCATCGGCGATGGCGACCGCGGCTCGGCCGATGTCGCGCACCGTCAGAGTGGGCCGCGGACCTCGACGCGGAGTGGGGTCCTCGCGACCCCACAGCTGCGCGAGAAATCGGGGGATCGCAGGTCGTGCCGTGCCGTCCGTCGAGGTCATGTCTCACATCGTACTAATTGCTTGCCAGGTACACAGTTGTGGTCGTAATATCTGCGTACTGCATAAACGGTCTATGACATATACAGAAAGAAAGGCGGTTCGTCGTGCGTAGACGCTCCCCGTGGCTCGGCCTCCTCGTCCTGTGCTTGCCGATGCTCATCGTGTCGATGGATGTCTCGGTGCTGTTCTTCGCCGTTCCGTACATCGCGGCCGATCTGTCGCCGACGCCGGAACAGCAACTGTGGATCTTCGACATCTACGGTTTCGTCCTGGCCGGACTCCTGCTGTCGATGGGCTCACTGGCCGACCGCATCGGCCATCGCCGGTTGTTGATGATCGGTGCTGCGGGCTTCAGCGTCGCGTCGCTCGCCGCGGCGTTCGCGACCTCGGCGGAGATGCTCATCGGTGCACGGGCACTGCTGGCGGTCGCCGGCGCGACCCTGATGCCGTCGACGCTCGCGATGATCCGCCACATCTTCGTCGACACCGCCCAGCGAGCCAAGGCGGTGGCCACCTGGAATGCGGTGCTCGCCGGCGGGGTGGCCGTCGGCCCGATCGTCAGCGGTCTGCTGCTCGAACATGTGTGGTGGGGCTCGGTCTTCCTGATCAACGTGCCGATCATGGTGCTGCTGATGCTCGCGGCCCCACTGGTGCTGCCCGGCGACACCGCGACACCGAGCCGGCGGGTCGATGTGATCAGCGGAGTCCTGGTGCTCGGGGCCATGCTGCCCGTCGTCGCGGCGATCAAGAATCTGGCCGCGGACGGATGGTCGATCTCCCGGGCCGCGATGCTGGTGGCGGGTCTGCTGGTGGGCGCAGTCTTCGTGATCCGGCAGCGCCGCGTCGCCGACCCGATGGTCGACCTCGGGCTTCTCGGGGAGCGTCGATTCGCGACGTCGATCTGGACCAACCTCGTCTGCATGTTCGCGTTGCTGGGCAATTCGATCCTGATGACGCAGTACCTGCAGTCCGTGCTGGGATACTCGCCACTGCGGGCCGCGCTCTGGAGCCTCGCACCCTCGGTCGCGGTCGGGGCCGTGGCGCCGGTGACCGCCGTCATCGCGGCGCGGACCGGCCGGCCTGCGGTCATCGTCGGTGGGTTGTGCACGGGTGCAGCGGGATTCGCGGTGCTGGGCGCCTTCACCGATGTTCAGTCACTGGCGCTGGTGCTGATCGGTGCCACTTTGCTGGCAGCGGGCATCGTCGCGGCCACGTCGATGATCGCCGACTACGTGGTGGGCGTGGCACCGGCCGACCGTGCCGGCGCCACGTCGGGACTCCTGGAGACCTCGAGTGAACTCGGCGGGGCCTTGGGCATCGCGGTCCTCGGCAGCGTCGTGAATGCCGTGTTCCGGCTGGGATTCCCGGCCGATCTGGTCGGGGGTGAGGCGTCGCGGAGTCTGGCAGGCGCGGTGGCCGCGGTGCCGCATCTGGCGCCGGGCCAGGGCGCGGCGGTGCTCGACGCGGCGCGACGGGCGTTTGTGGACGGCCTCGTGGTGGCCGCGTGGACCGGGGCGGTCATCCTGGTGTGCTCTGCGGTACTGGCCGGATGGGGCCTGCGCCCGCGCTCCGGCGAGCAGACGATCACTCCGGAGGGCGGGGATTCAGGGGCGCGGCGCGCGCGACCGCTTGATGATGGCCGAACCGATCGCGACCACGATGATCGAGCCGATCAGGGCGCCGACGATGCCACCCCAGTCGAACTTGTCGTCGTCGCCGATACCGAACAGGCCGGTGAAGACCCAGTAGCCGAGAAGTGCGCCGAGCAGTCCCAGAACGGTGGAGGCGAGCCACGACTGCCATCCGCTCATGCTCTTGAAGGCGTCGTTCGGCACGAGGGCCCGCGCGATGGCTCCGCACACAAATCCGAGCAGCAGCGCGGCGATCAGACTTCCGATGTCCATGGCGACCTCCTGTCCGCAGACTAGTCCGGCAGGGGACGTCGCGGGATGGTTCTAGAGGATCTCGACCTTGGTGCCCAGCCCGAGGACGATCGTGTCACGGTCGTCCGAGCTGTTCACGAGTTCCACGAGGTGCTGATCGTCGCCCGTCGGGGTGGTGGTCCGGACGACGGCGCGCAGCCCGTCGACGCTGATGCGGTCCCCGGGGCGAGATCTTCGACGAATCTGGTACGAGTCATGGTTTCAAAGTAAAGCCAAATCATGTGAAACGGCAGGGCACAAAGGCCTGAACGTGACACCAATCACCGAAGCCGGCCATTGCCGGGGACAGACGCCGAAGGGCGGCCGGGACATCCCGGCCGCCCTTCGGGTGACTGTTCGGTTCGAGATCGCTCAGCAGTCGTAGTAGAGCGAGAACTCGTACGGGTGCGGACGGATCTGCACCGGCTCGATCTCGTTCTCACGCTTGAGCGCGATCCAGGTCTCGATGAGATCCTCGGTGAACACACCACCGGCGGTGAGGTATTCGTGATCCTCTTCGAGCTTGTCGATCACCGCTCCCAGCGAGGTGGGTGCCTGCGGGATGCCCTTGGCCTCCTCCGGCGGTAGCTCGTAGAGGTCCTTGTCGACGGGCTCGTGCGGCTCGATCTTGTTCTTGATGCCGTCGAGACCGGCCATCATCATGGCCGCGAACGCCAGGTACGGGTTGCCCGAGCTGTCCGGGCAACGGAACTCGAGGCGCTTGGCCTTCGGGTTGTTGCCCGTGATCGGGATACGCACGCATGCACTGCGGTTGCGCTGGCTGTAGACCAGGTTGATCGGGGCCTCGTAGCCCGGGACCAGGCGCTTGTAGGAGTTCACCGTGGGGTTGGTGAACGCCAGCAGCGACGGCGCGTGGTGCAGGATGCCGCCGATGTAGTAGCGCGCCAGATCCGACAGGCCCGCATAACCGGCCTCGTCGTGGAACAGCGGCTTGCCGTCCTTCCACAGCGACTGATGGGCGTGCATGCCCGAGCCGTTGTCACCGAAGAGCGGCTTCGGCATGAAGGTGACCGTCTTGCCGTTCGCATACGCGGTGTTCTTGATGATGTACTTGAACAGCAGCACATCGTCGGCCGCATGCAGCAGCGTGTTGAACTTGTAGTTGATCTCGGCCTGGCCGCCGGTGCCCACCTCGTGGTGGCCGCGCTCGAGCTCGAAGCCGGCATTCTGCAGGTTGGTCGACATCTCGTCGCGCAGGTCCACATAGTGGTCGTACGGCGCGACGGGGAAATAGCCGCCCTTGGGGCGAACCTTGTAACCGAGGTTCGGGCTGCCGTCCGGATCGGTCGGCGAACCGGTGTTCCACCAGCCCGACTCCGACTCGACCTCGTAGAAGGTGCCGTTCATCTGCGAGTCGAACGAGACCGAGTCGAAGATGTAGAACTCGGCCTCGGCACCGAAGAAGCAGGTGTCCGCGATGCCGGTCGAGGCCAGGTAGTCCTCGGCCTTGCGGGCGACGTTGCGCGGGTCGCGGCTGTAGGCCTCGCGGGTGAACGGATCGTGGACGAAGAAGCTGATGTTCATCGTCTTGGCCCGGCGGAACGGATCGATCCGCGCGGTGGCCGGGTCGGGCAGCAGCATCATGTCCGACTCGTCGATCGACTGGAAGCCGCGAACCGACGAACCGTCGAAGGCGAGGCCGTCCTCGAACACGTCCTCGGTGAACGCCGAAGCCGGGATCGAGAAGTGCTGCATCACACCGGGCAGGTCACAGAAGCGGATGTCGACGTACTCGACACCCTCTTTCTTGATGCCCTCGAGAAGTTCTTCTTTGCTGCTGTACACCGTGCGGTGACTCCTTAACTTGTTCGGGTGGCCAGATCACCTGGCCCGCCTCACCCGCCACCGACTTGCAGCGGCGGATCTCAGCCAGAACCGTATGGACGCGAGGTTGCCCGCGCGTCAAGGCCGTGTTTCTCCTGTGTTACACGCGGTCGATGCTCGGGCGACACACTGACGTTCCGGATCGCAACGATGCCATGTCCGCCGACGGAGCACCATCTATACCCCGGAAAGATCGCCCCACGGAGAACGATGGCGGGCGGCCGGACGACCGCGACTACCATGGCAGTCATGTGTCAGGCGAGTACGGACAGCACGAAGCGCGGCGAACCGGGAGGCCGGTGATGGGCAGGGCCACCGGTTCCTGGCTGTCGGGGCCGCCCGTCGGGCCCAGCGGCGGGGACGTCGAATACCGCGGTCAGGACCTCGGTCTCCCCGCATCCGGGCCCGGTGCACTCGCCGGCGGCTGGCAACGCACCGCCGCCCTCCTCGTCGACTGGTTGCTGGCCGGCGGGATCTCGTTGCTCTTCGTGTCCTTCGGGTCTCCCACACTCGGCACGACCGTGCTCGCCGTCTGGTTCGTACTCGGTGTGGTCGCGGTCACCTTCTTCGGTTTCACCCCTGGCCAGTTCGCGCTCGGACTCCGGGTGGCCCGGGTCGACCTCGGTCCGGACCGCGCCGAGGCGGAAGCGACGGGAAAGGTTCCGTTCGCGGCCGTCGGCATCCTGCGGACACTCGGGCGCCAGGTGCTCATCGTGTTCCTCGTCCCGGCGGTCATCAACGACTACAACGGCCGGGCTCTCCACGATCGGGCCACCGGGACCGCGTTGGTCCGGACCCGCTGACCCACCGCCCACCGTCAGTCGGTGTGACCCTTGAGGATCTCGTCCTCGATGGTGCCGCCGAGTCCCTCCTGTGCGGGATCGAAGCCGTGCAGGCCGCCGGTCACCGCGTACTCCTCCTCGGGTGACAACACCAATCGGTGGCGGCCGTAGAGCCCGAAGACGATCAGCCCGATCGCATAGAAGACCACGATCGCGATCACCGCGTCGCGGTAGTCGGGGTTGATCAGGACGCCGATGAAGGTGATCGCCGCGATGACGAACGCGATCACCGCGCCGGTGACGCCGGTCGGGCTCCGGTAGGGCCGCCGCGCGTTCGGGAACTTCCGGCGCAGCAGGACGAACGAGACCATCTGCAACATGTAGGCGAGTACCGCGCCCCACACCGCGATGTTCAGGACGATCGCGCCCGCCCCGGAGATCCAGTATTCGATCACGAGCAGTGCGATCAGTCCGACGACGGCGCCCGCGATCAGCGCCACGTACGGGGTCTGACGGGACCCGGTGAGCGAGAGCACCTTCGGGTAATAGCCGGCCCGGCTCAGCGAATAGAGGTTGCGTCCGTAGGCGTACATGATGCCCTGCAGGCTCGCCAGCAGTCCGATGAGCGCGAACGCCGACAACACCGACGCCCAACCGGCCGGCAGAAATGCCCGGAACCCGTCGAGCAGCGGCTCGCCGGAGTCGCCCAGCGCGGCCGCACCGGTCACCGCCGGGTTGAGGAAGAACACGATGGCGGCGCAACCGACGAGGGTGACCATGCCCCAGATGCCTGCACGTGGGATGTCGCGTGTCGGTTCGTGCGCCTCCTCGGCGGCCAGCGGTAATTCTTCGATGCCCAGGAAGAACCACATCGCGAACGGCAGCGCGTAGAGGATGCCCATCACGCCGAACGGCAGGAAATCACTCGACCCCGTCTTGGTGGCGTCCGGGTCGATGTCGAGGAGTTTGCCGAAGTCGACTGCGCCATTGGCCATCGCGAGGATGGCGAACAGCACGAGGATGCCGACCGACACGACGGCGACCACGATCGCGAACCGGAATGATGCCTCGGCTCCCCAGGAGTTGAGCGCGATGAAGAGCGCGTAGAGGATGATCCACCACACCCACGCCGGCATGCTGAGGCCGAAGAGGTCGTCGGTGATGGCGTCGGCGTACGACGCGGAGAAGTAGACCACGACACCGGTGGTGAACACGTACTCGATCGTCTCGGCGAAGCCGGTGACGAAGCCGCCCCAAGGACCCATGGCGGCACGTGCGAACGAGTATGCGCCGCCGGTGTGCGGCATGGCCGCCGACATCTCACCGATCGAGAACAGCATGCCGAAATACATGACGACGATGATCACGGTGGCGACGCCGAGCCCGCCCCATCCGGCCTGGCCGATGCCATAGTTCCAGCCGGAGAAGTCGCCGGAGATAACCGCGGCGATCCCGATGCCCCAGATGCCCCAGAAACCGGCGCTGCGTTTGAGTTGGCGCTTCTCGAAATAGCCTTCCTCGGCATGGGTGTAGGTGGCGCCCGCCGATTTCATCGCGGGGTTCGGGACATCTGCCATCGAGGGCTCGCTCTCACTAGGACGCCGATCGTGTGCGAGGCGGACGCCTCGGCAACTGATAAGGCAGAATAAGTCGTCAA is a genomic window of Gordonia sp. SID5947 containing:
- a CDS encoding endonuclease/exonuclease/phosphatase family protein → MIGPLIRFVSLLVGWVLLAAAAIAVWLHHFPSRGELSVYLTGAVPCALVAAVVAVAIFAATRRWILLTVAMIVSTALCYTQVPLARAQDAPTGRPVTVVTANMLFGGADVDALARETATVDADFVSVQEVTPEALARLRASSIGRLLPFTFALPGPGAAGTAMFGRTPLSGQAAIEGTALHNLAGVIDLPGAPRTRVLAVHPGAPLPGRTTTWRSDLDRLGVYLRALPPGRLIAAGDFNATWDHAGYRDLLRDGIVDATEQSGAGFQPTYPTDRLGGHPLVAIDHVISRGFVATSVRTFDLPGSDHRGVVVTLVPT
- a CDS encoding phage holin family protein, coding for MIRILIRAVVYLISAAIGILVATWALDDMHVHMGGFLLAVVIFAAAQLILSPFIVKFVRRNAEAFLGGVGLVSTFVALLLASLLGNDGIEISGATTWVAATVITWVVTAVGTLFVPFLLAKAGIEKARENRADAA
- a CDS encoding TetR/AcrR family transcriptional regulator, translating into MTSTDGTARPAIPRFLAQLWGREDPTPRRGPRPTLTVRDIGRAAVAIADERGADAVSMKAIATALGLTTMSLYRYVESKEDVVEVMVDTAFGPADPSWTSTGTWRERLTAWALADAARGREHPWLVAIPLSRPPVGPNTLSWTDTGLAAFDETGLSGQQKLSALLLVDGFVRQHVRQASQMGMLEASVTGAGNSYGTMVGEFVDHRLPHLAEAIADEAPDHDDDFFTTELTFGLTVILDGLAVLVDDA
- a CDS encoding amino acid permease; protein product: MADVPNPAMKSAGATYTHAEEGYFEKRQLKRSAGFWGIWGIGIAAVISGDFSGWNYGIGQAGWGGLGVATVIIVVMYFGMLFSIGEMSAAMPHTGGAYSFARAAMGPWGGFVTGFAETIEYVFTTGVVVYFSASYADAITDDLFGLSMPAWVWWIILYALFIALNSWGAEASFRFAIVVAVVSVGILVLFAILAMANGAVDFGKLLDIDPDATKTGSSDFLPFGVMGILYALPFAMWFFLGIEELPLAAEEAHEPTRDIPRAGIWGMVTLVGCAAIVFFLNPAVTGAAALGDSGEPLLDGFRAFLPAGWASVLSAFALIGLLASLQGIMYAYGRNLYSLSRAGYYPKVLSLTGSRQTPYVALIAGAVVGLIALLVIEYWISGAGAIVLNIAVWGAVLAYMLQMVSFVLLRRKFPNARRPYRSPTGVTGAVIAFVIAAITFIGVLINPDYRDAVIAIVVFYAIGLIVFGLYGRHRLVLSPEEEYAVTGGLHGFDPAQEGLGGTIEDEILKGHTD
- a CDS encoding RDD family protein, with product MGRATGSWLSGPPVGPSGGDVEYRGQDLGLPASGPGALAGGWQRTAALLVDWLLAGGISLLFVSFGSPTLGTTVLAVWFVLGVVAVTFFGFTPGQFALGLRVARVDLGPDRAEAEATGKVPFAAVGILRTLGRQVLIVFLVPAVINDYNGRALHDRATGTALVRTR
- a CDS encoding MFS transporter, giving the protein MLIVSMDVSVLFFAVPYIAADLSPTPEQQLWIFDIYGFVLAGLLLSMGSLADRIGHRRLLMIGAAGFSVASLAAAFATSAEMLIGARALLAVAGATLMPSTLAMIRHIFVDTAQRAKAVATWNAVLAGGVAVGPIVSGLLLEHVWWGSVFLINVPIMVLLMLAAPLVLPGDTATPSRRVDVISGVLVLGAMLPVVAAIKNLAADGWSISRAAMLVAGLLVGAVFVIRQRRVADPMVDLGLLGERRFATSIWTNLVCMFALLGNSILMTQYLQSVLGYSPLRAALWSLAPSVAVGAVAPVTAVIAARTGRPAVIVGGLCTGAAGFAVLGAFTDVQSLALVLIGATLLAAGIVAATSMIADYVVGVAPADRAGATSGLLETSSELGGALGIAVLGSVVNAVFRLGFPADLVGGEASRSLAGAVAAVPHLAPGQGAAVLDAARRAFVDGLVVAAWTGAVILVCSAVLAGWGLRPRSGEQTITPEGGDSGARRARPLDDGRTDRDHDDRADQGADDATPVELVVVADTEQAGEDPVAEKCAEQSQNGGGEPRLPSAHALEGVVRHEGPRDGSAHKSEQQRGDQTSDVHGDLLSAD
- the glnA gene encoding type I glutamate--ammonia ligase, whose product is MYSSKEELLEGIKKEGVEYVDIRFCDLPGVMQHFSIPASAFTEDVFEDGLAFDGSSVRGFQSIDESDMMLLPDPATARIDPFRRAKTMNISFFVHDPFTREAYSRDPRNVARKAEDYLASTGIADTCFFGAEAEFYIFDSVSFDSQMNGTFYEVESESGWWNTGSPTDPDGSPNLGYKVRPKGGYFPVAPYDHYVDLRDEMSTNLQNAGFELERGHHEVGTGGQAEINYKFNTLLHAADDVLLFKYIIKNTAYANGKTVTFMPKPLFGDNGSGMHAHQSLWKDGKPLFHDEAGYAGLSDLARYYIGGILHHAPSLLAFTNPTVNSYKRLVPGYEAPINLVYSQRNRSACVRIPITGNNPKAKRLEFRCPDSSGNPYLAFAAMMMAGLDGIKNKIEPHEPVDKDLYELPPEEAKGIPQAPTSLGAVIDKLEEDHEYLTAGGVFTEDLIETWIALKRENEIEPVQIRPHPYEFSLYYDC
- a CDS encoding biliverdin-producing heme oxygenase, giving the protein MTIPFDETEGASGPGTRRPLSESLRAATASAHERAEGVTFVDDLMSGRLDADGYRRMATQLYFVYRSLESVGDMLSGDAVAGPVVDERLRRLPRLAADLATLGVDPATIAPLPAVSAYVAAIEATRDDPARFVAHHYTRYLGDLSGGQVIRSRMKLHYRLTDDALSFYAFDGIGKLKRYKDGYRETLDALPLDDEQVRALIGEAVSAFGHNERLFVELAG